A region of the Litchfieldia alkalitelluris genome:
AAATTGGAGAACAAAGGCTAACAAAAAAATACCAGTTACACTGAATGTATCCGCAGTTGAAACTACCGTTAACCCTGTTACACTAACAGCACTTACTGCAGTAAATAGAGCGTTTATGAAAGAAAGCTCTACACCCTCCCTATGTGCAACAGGAAGGCTTAGCAAAATGACTGATACAGTAACAGCAATAAAGTAGAATGTAACAATTAACTGAGCTGGGGTTAATTTATGTAAAAAATATATGAATTTAGACCACATGTGAATCTCATTCCTAACTATTACTACTTTCAAAACTATTGTAGTATTATTAAACGTACTTGTATATCATATAAAAAAAGTTTAAAAATATAAAGGTAGTTTTTACATTAATTAATAATTTATGATGTTTATAACTAATATAATGAATAAAAATACCCCTATCAGAAAATATAGGGGTATTTGCTATTATTTATTTTGCTTCTAGACGACGAATACGCTCATTTAAGTCAGGGTGACTTGAAAATAACAGATTCGTACCTTTTTTATTGTTAATTTTTAATGTTGCAAGTGACGCCTGTTCTCCATCAACACGATTTGTATAGTTCTGAAGAGACCTTAATGCATGAATCATCTTATCTTTACCGGCTAGATCAGCCCCGCCGTTATCCGCATGGAATTCACGGTATCGTGAGTAAGCCAATACAACAAGACTTCCAAGTATTGAAAATGCTATTTGGAAAACAATTATCGCGATAAAATGGACGATTGGCGCTAAATCTTCTCTTGCAAATCTTGATACAATCCATGCAGCAATACGAGCAAAGAATACAACAAAAGTATTAACTACTCCTTGTAAAAGGGTCATTGTTACCATATCACCGTTTGCAATATGTGCTACTTCGTGAGCTAAAACACCTTCTACTGCATCGTCATCCATTGTTTGTAGAAGTCCTGCAGAAACAGCAACTAATGATCTGTTTTTTGAAGGACCTGTTGCAAAGGCATTTACTTCAGGAGAATTATAAATCCCGACCTCTGGCATCTTGGTAATCCCAGCTGCTCGAGAAAGTCTGTGGACTTTTTCAACAAGTTGACGTTCCATTGGAGATAATGGTCCATCTTCCTTAAGTACCTTAACACCCATCATCATTTTTGCCATCCAACGAGACATAGCTAATGACATAAATGCACCAGTAAAACCAACTACTGCACTAAAAGCTAAAAGTGAGGTGAATTGAATTTGGCCATCCTGTATATAATTTCCAATTGGAAGTATTGATAATACAATCCCAATTGTAACCATGACTAATATATTAGTTGCAATTAATAAAAATATCCTTTTCCCCATCATTGACCTCCACTTTATTTTAAGTTCATATGAACTTATTATAAGGTTTTCACTATCAAAAAGCAATTAATTTTGAACAAACTCACTTGAGATATTGACGAGTTTTTTGATAATAGATACGATAGAGGGAACTAGAACTTTCGAGGTGAATAATGGGTACATTTGAACTTTCAAGGAGTACGCTTGTTGAACTATTAATTACTCTCAGGGAAAACACAGAGCAGTCTCCAATCGAAACATTAAAAACTGCATGGGAAACTAATTTACAAAAGAAACATCTAGGATCAGGATTCACGTCTTTCTCTCTTTCAAACCTACCTCCTGTTTTAGCAAAAGTTGGACGCCTAAAGCCGGAATCTGCTGGACTTTCGATCAATGATATCGCGCACCTAGGAAACTTATTAGAATTTGCCAAAGTCACATCAACAGCTATCCAAAACTGGGTGAAAAGAGATATTAAAGAACTTATTGGGCCCCCAATGCTCGGCAAAAAATACTCGATTGATCAAGCGGCTATTTTATTTATAGTAGAAGACTTAAAGATGGTCTTAGATTTTGAATCCATTCGGAAGGTCTTAACATTAGTATTCAATAATCCAATTGATCGAACAGATGACATCATAGATCCTGTTATGTTTTATAAAGGGTACTCTGATATCTTTAAAGAGATTTATCAATCTGATCAAATTGAAAGACTTGAAACTGTTATTGAGGAAAGAGCACTACAATTTATAAATAGTGCTAATATTGATCATTCAAACAAAGAAACAGTTAAAAATCTCTTGTCTCTTGCTGTAATGGCAATCTTCACTTCGTGTTACCAGTCTAAAGCTAGACTCTATCTTCGCAAAACGATACTTTAATCTGGGTTGGTTAATGCTCCTACAAATCTTTATGCTTAAAGTCACATGTTGTGACATGATCATTGACCAGCCCAACTGCCTGCATGAACGAATAACAAATGGTTGTACCAACAAACTTAAAGCCTCTCTTTTTTAAATCCCTGCTCATGGCGTTACTAATTTCAGTAGAAGTTGGTACTTCATTCTGATTCTCAAAAAAATTAATGATTGGTTGTCCATCAACAAAAGACCAAATATATCTACTAAATGATCCAAATTCTGTTTTTACATCCATTGCAGCTTTAGCATTTGTAATTACGGAACTTATTTTTAAT
Encoded here:
- the htpX gene encoding protease HtpX, coding for MGKRIFLLIATNILVMVTIGIVLSILPIGNYIQDGQIQFTSLLAFSAVVGFTGAFMSLAMSRWMAKMMMGVKVLKEDGPLSPMERQLVEKVHRLSRAAGITKMPEVGIYNSPEVNAFATGPSKNRSLVAVSAGLLQTMDDDAVEGVLAHEVAHIANGDMVTMTLLQGVVNTFVVFFARIAAWIVSRFAREDLAPIVHFIAIIVFQIAFSILGSLVVLAYSRYREFHADNGGADLAGKDKMIHALRSLQNYTNRVDGEQASLATLKINNKKGTNLLFSSHPDLNERIRRLEAK
- a CDS encoding DUF1836 domain-containing protein produces the protein MGTFELSRSTLVELLITLRENTEQSPIETLKTAWETNLQKKHLGSGFTSFSLSNLPPVLAKVGRLKPESAGLSINDIAHLGNLLEFAKVTSTAIQNWVKRDIKELIGPPMLGKKYSIDQAAILFIVEDLKMVLDFESIRKVLTLVFNNPIDRTDDIIDPVMFYKGYSDIFKEIYQSDQIERLETVIEERALQFINSANIDHSNKETVKNLLSLAVMAIFTSCYQSKARLYLRKTIL
- a CDS encoding DNA-3-methyladenine glycosylase I → MNRCQWVNSDPLYIKYHDQEWGVPVFDDRLLFEYITLEGAQAGLSWFTILKKRENYRQAFDQFDIEKICHYDDEKVNQLLQNSGIVRHRLKISSVITNAKAAMDVKTEFGSFSRYIWSFVDGQPIINFFENQNEVPTSTEISNAMSRDLKKRGFKFVGTTICYSFMQAVGLVNDHVTTCDFKHKDL